In the Oryza glaberrima chromosome 6, OglaRS2, whole genome shotgun sequence genome, one interval contains:
- the LOC127775605 gene encoding thioredoxin O, mitochondrial, translating to MRFRRGLSVSELLRTKEAKSFTATWHSMALAHRLCRLPRLLPLAAAAAASKPYLPGKPSPAPPPPLSSPPPFPSLSRLFSTTPSSSGDSSMVVVGSAESFTSIMSKVEAEKLPAVFYYTAVWCGPCRAMAPVISKLSSQYPKIPIYKVDIDMDGVGSKLSDLKIFSVPTFHFYYQGRKTGEVVGANATKLESTMESLHKQL from the exons ATGCGGTTTCGTCGTGGGCTTAGCGTCTCCGAGCTTTTACGCACAAAAGAGGCAAAATCTTTCACGGCGACGTGGCACAGTATGGCTCTGGCTCACCGACTCTGCCGtcttcctcgcctcctccccctcgccgccgccgccgccgcctccaaacCCTACCTCCCCGGAAAACCTAgccccgcgcctcctcctcccctctcctccccgccgccgtttccctctctctcccgcctcTTCTccaccaccccctcctcctcag GTGATTCCAGCATGGTGGTGGTCGGATCGGCGGAGTCCTTCACCAGCATCATGTCCAAGGTGGAAG CGGAGAAGCTTCCGGCCGTGTTCTACTACACGGCGGTATGGTGCGGGCCTT GTAGAGCGATGGCACCCGTGATTTCAAAACTGAGCAGCCAGTACCCCAAGATACCTATCTACAAAGTTGACATTGACATG GATGGTGTTGGAAGCAAACTAAGTGATCTAAAAATATTCTCTGTG CCAACATTCCATTTCTACTACCAAGGTCGGAAGACAGGTGAGGTGGTTGGTGCTAATGCGACAAAACTTGAATCAACCATGGAAAGTCTTCACAA GCAACTATAG
- the LOC127776170 gene encoding cation-transporting ATPase HMA5, with translation MAHLQLSAVAGGGRLAAAGGGGDEMEDVRLLDSYDEEMGGGAAAAAAGEEEEAHVRVTGMTCSACTSAVEGAVSARRGVRRVAVSLLQNRAHVVFDPALLKVEDIIEAIEDAGFDAEIIPDTAISQPKAQKTLSAQFRIGGMTCANCVNSVEGILKKLSGVKGAVVALATSLGEVEYDPSVINKDEIVEAIEDAGFEAAFLQSSEQDKILLGLTGLHTERDVNVLHDILKKMIGLRQFDVNAMVSEVEIIFDPEAVGLRSIVDAIETGSNGRLKAHVQNPYARGASNDAHEAAKMLHLLRSSLFLSIPVFFIRMVCPHIPFIRSILMMHCGPFHMGDLLKWILVSIVQFVVGKRFYIAAYRALRHGSTNMDVLVVLGTTASYVYSVCALLYGAFTGFHPPIYFETSAMIITFVLFGKYLEVLAKGKTSDAIKKLVELVPATALLLLKDKEGKYTEEREIDALLVQPGDILKVLPGSKVPADGVVVWGTSHVNESMITGESASIPKEVSSAVIGGTMNLHGVLHIQGNKVGSETVLSQIISLVETAQMSKAPIQKFADYVASIFVPIVITLSIITFLVWFLCGWVGAYPNSWISGTSNCFVFSLMFAIAVVVIACPCALGLATPTAVMVATGVGANHGVLVKGGDALERAQNVNYVIFDKTGTLTQGKAVVTTAKVFSGMDLGYFLKLVASAEASSEHPLAKAIVEYAFHFHFFGKLPTSKNGIEQRKEEILSRWLLQVEDFSALPGKGVQCLINGKRVLVGNRTLITENGVNVPPEAENFLVDLELNAKTGILVSYDDDFVGLMGITDPLKREAAVVVEGLKKMGVHPVMLTGDNWRTAKAVAKEVGIEDVRAEVMPAGKADVVRSLQKDGSIVAMVGDGINDSPALAAADVGMAIGGGTDIAIEAADYVLVRNNLEDVITAIDLSRKTFSRIRWNYFFAMAYNVVAIPVAAGALFPFTRLQMPPWLAGACMAFSSVSVVCSSLLLRRYRKPRLTTVLQITVE, from the exons ATGGCCCACCTGCAGCTCtcggcggtcgccggcggcggccggctggcggcggcgggtgggggaGGGGACGAGATGGAGGACGTCCGGCTGCTGGACTCGTACGACGAGGAGatggggggcggcgccgccgcggcggcggcgggggaggaggaggaggcgcacgTGCGGGTCACCGGAATGACGTGCTCGGCGTGCACGAGCGCCGTCGAGGGCGCCGTCTCGGCCCGCCGCGGCGTGCGGCGCGTCGCCGTGTCCCTGCTCCAGAACCGCGCCCACGTCGTCTTCGACCCGGCGCTCCTCAAG GTTGAGGATATAATAGAAGCTATAGAAGATGCCGGATTTGACGCAGAAATTATCCCAGATACTGCTATCTCTCAGCCAAAGGCACAAAAGACTTTGTCAGCACAATTTAGAATAGGAGGAATGACATGTGCTAATTGTGTGAACTCAGTTGAGGGGATCTTGAAAAAGCTATCTGGTGTAAAAGGAGCTGTTGTTGCCTTGGCAACCTCACTAGGGGAAGTTGAGTATGATCCTTCTGTCATTAACAAGGATGAAATTGTTGAGGCTATTGAGGATGCTGGTTTTGAAGCTGCATTCTTACAGAGCAGTGAGCAAGATAAGATTTTGCTAGGCCTGACTGGATTGCACACAGAGCGGGATGTTAATGTGTTACATGATATCCTCAAGAAGATGATTGGTTTGCGACAGTTTGATGTAAATGCTATGGTCTCAGAAGTAGAAATTATATTTGATCCGGAAGCAGTTGGTCTGAGATCAATTGTGGATGCAATTGAGACAGGAAGCAATGGAAGATTGAAAGCTCATGTGCAGAATCCATATGCACGAGGGGCTTCAAATGACGCACATGAGGCCGCCAAAATGCTTCATCTTCTCCGCTCGAGCTTATTCTTAAGT ATTCCTGTATTTTTTATACGCATGGTCTGCCCTCATATACCTTTCATTCGTTCAATACTAATGATGCACTGTGGACCATTTCATATGGGAGATTTGCTGAAGTGGATATTGGTAAGCATTGTACAGTTTGTTGTGGGCAAACGGTTCTACATTGCGGCTTATAGGGCCCTGAGACACGGGTCTACAAATATGGATGTGTTAGTTGTTCTTGGCACCACTGCATCATATGTATACTCTGTTTGTGCACTCCTATACGGAGCATTCACTGGATTTCACCCTCccatatattttgagacaagtGCAATGATAATTACATTTGTGTTGTTCGGGAAGTATCTTGAGGTGCTTGCAAAAGGGAAAACTTCTGATGCTATCAAGAAGCTTGTAGAATTGGTCCCTGCTACTGCTCTTTTGCTTCTGAAAGACAAAG AAGGAAAATATactgaggagagagaaatcgatGCGCTATTAGTCCAACCTGGAGACATCTTAAAGGTGCTTCCTGGTTCAAAGGTTCCTGCTGATGGTGTTGTCGTGTGGGGAACAAGCCATGTCAATGAAAGTATGATAACTGGTGAATCTGCATCAATTCCCAAAGAAGTATCTAGTGCAGTAATCGGAGGGACAATGAACTTGCATGGTGTCCTTCATATACAAGGAAACAAAGTAGGATCCGAGACAGTTCTGAGTCAGATCATATCTCTGGTTGAAACTGCTCAGATGTCCAAAGCCCCCATTCAGAAATTTGCTGATTAT GTTGCTAGCATTTTTGTTCCAATTGTCATCACCTTGTCCATAATTACATTCCTTGTATG GTTTTTATGTGGATGGGTGGGAGCATACCCAAATTCATGGATTTCTGGAACTAGCAACTGCTTTGTTTTCTCTCTCATGTTTGCAATAGCTGTAGTTGTGATTGCTTGTCCTTGCGCCCTTGGTCTGGCAACACCTACTGCTGTGATGGTGGCAACTGGAGTTGGAGCTAATCATGGAGTACTTGTGAAGGGGGGAGATGCATTAGAGAGGGCTCAAAATGTAAATTACGTGATTTTTGACAAAACAGGGACACTAACACAAGGAAAAGCAGTTGTGACAACAGCAAAGGTTTTCTCAGGAATGGATCTTGGGTATTTCCTCAAATTAGTAGCATCTGCAGAG GCAAGCAGTGAGCATCCTCTGGCAAAAGCAATTGTGGAATATgcattccatttccatttctTTGGCAAGCTCCCTACATCAAAAAATGGCATTgaacaaagaaaagaagagatatTATCTCGGTGGCTCCTTCAAGTTGAAGACTTCTCTGCCTTGCCTGGCAAAGGAGTTCAATGCTTGATTAATGGGAAGAGAGTTCTG GTTGGAAACCGTACTTTGATTACTGAAAATGGTGTGAACGTTCCCCCAGAAGCTGAAAATTTCTTGGTAGACCTGGAACTGAATGCTAAAACAGGCATTCTTGTGTCCTATGACGATGATTTTGTGGGTTTAATGGGGATAACTGATCCCCTGAAAAGAGAGGCTGCTGTAGTTGTGGAAGGACTAAAGAAGATGGGTGTTCATCCCGTGATGCTCACAGGGGACAATTGGAGAACCGCAAAAGCCGTTGCAAAGGAG GTTGGCATTGAGGACGTGAGAGCCGAAGTCATGCCTGCCGGAAAAGCCGACGTCGTCCGCTCTCTCCAAAAGGACGGGAGCATCGTCGCCATGGTCGGCGACGGCATCAACGACTCCCCTGCGCTAGCAGCGGCCGACGTCGGGATGGCCATAGGCGGCGGCACCGACATCGCCATCGAGGCCGCGGACTACGTGCTGGTGAGGAACAACCTGGAGGACGTCATCACGGCCATCGACCTGTCCAGGAAGACGTTCAGCCGGATCCGGTGGAACTACTTCTTCGCCATGGCGTACAACGTGGTCGCCatcccggtcgccgccggcgcgttgTTCCCGTTCACGAGGCTGCAGATGCCGCCGTGGCTCGCCGGCGCCTGCATGGCGTTCTCCTCCGTCAGCGTGGTGTGCTCCTCGCTGCTGTTGAGAAGGTACAGGAAACCAAGGCTGACGACCGTGTTGCAGATAACTGTAGAGTGA